A genomic stretch from Shewanella sediminis HAW-EB3 includes:
- a CDS encoding bifunctional ADP-dependent NAD(P)H-hydrate dehydratase/NAD(P)H-hydrate epimerase, with protein sequence MLPNGPTFPCEMFLSSQVRTAEQKFVDSGNTDFYRLVESAGNAAFEQIEMAQDKSRSILVVVGYGNNGADGYVCARRLLESGYSVALMAFTREKMGDEVLKAQRLFIESGGEVECFSPEKVASADVIIDGLLGIGFSGEIKGDFKLAIDSINSSDAWVLSLDIPSGINADTGTGINAVEADVTLTFGAVKQGLMTGRARHCVGQLLFKALGLTEYLPQANSINVSIDYVNKHIKPRDRDSHKGLSGKVSVIGGDAGMAGAVRLAGEACLRAGAGLVTVISRPEHQIVVNSNRPELMFWGCELVDMEVYLRLGWANILVIGPGLGKQDWGYNLLKAVGLSDKPCVMDADALNLLSAEHGRQDHWVLTPHSGEAARLLGISTLEVENDRFAAVKAIQQKYGGVVVLKGPGTLIYDGSQCYVAPVGNPGLASGGCGDVLSGIIAALMAQGFDKLSSAIMGVVVHGEAADRAAIDGERGMLASDLMPHIRQLVNKI encoded by the coding sequence ATGTTGCCAAACGGACCGACTTTTCCTTGTGAAATGTTCTTAAGCTCGCAAGTACGAACCGCTGAACAAAAGTTTGTCGATAGTGGAAACACAGATTTTTATCGGCTTGTTGAGTCAGCGGGGAATGCTGCATTTGAGCAGATTGAGATGGCACAGGATAAATCGCGATCCATTTTGGTTGTTGTCGGTTACGGTAACAATGGTGCCGATGGTTATGTGTGTGCAAGGAGGCTGTTAGAGTCGGGCTATAGTGTTGCGTTAATGGCATTTACTCGAGAGAAAATGGGTGATGAGGTACTTAAAGCACAACGACTTTTCATCGAGAGTGGTGGAGAGGTGGAGTGTTTTTCTCCGGAAAAGGTTGCCTCGGCAGATGTGATCATCGATGGCTTACTCGGTATTGGTTTTAGTGGCGAGATAAAAGGTGACTTTAAACTTGCTATCGATAGTATCAACAGTAGTGATGCATGGGTGCTTAGTTTAGACATCCCCTCAGGTATCAACGCAGATACTGGAACCGGAATTAATGCCGTAGAGGCCGATGTGACACTCACTTTTGGTGCGGTTAAACAAGGGCTAATGACTGGTCGTGCAAGACACTGTGTTGGGCAGTTGCTGTTTAAGGCTCTGGGGTTAACCGAATATCTGCCACAGGCTAACTCAATCAATGTCTCTATTGATTATGTTAATAAGCATATTAAACCTAGAGACAGAGACTCACATAAAGGCTTGTCTGGGAAAGTGTCTGTAATTGGCGGCGATGCCGGGATGGCTGGTGCTGTTAGATTAGCCGGAGAGGCTTGCCTTAGGGCGGGAGCAGGTTTAGTTACGGTAATATCCAGGCCTGAGCATCAAATTGTCGTAAATTCGAACCGCCCCGAGCTGATGTTTTGGGGATGTGAGTTAGTCGATATGGAAGTTTATCTTCGACTCGGTTGGGCCAATATTTTGGTGATTGGTCCGGGCCTAGGCAAGCAAGACTGGGGGTACAATTTACTCAAGGCTGTAGGCTTGAGTGATAAGCCTTGTGTGATGGATGCTGATGCCCTGAATTTACTCAGCGCCGAACATGGCAGGCAGGATCATTGGGTTCTGACTCCCCACTCAGGCGAAGCTGCCAGGCTATTAGGCATTTCTACACTGGAAGTTGAAAACGACAGGTTTGCGGCCGTTAAAGCCATACAGCAGAAATATGGTGGCGTGGTGGTATTAAAGGGGCCGGGTACGTTAATTTATGATGGTTCACAATGTTATGTCGCCCCTGTGGGTAACCCCGGACTCGCCAGCGGCGGTTGTGGCGATGTGTTATCAGGCATTATTGCTGCGCTGATGGCGCAGGGGTTCGATAAACTCTCCTCGGCAATAATGGGAGTGGTGGTACATGGAGAAGCCGCCGACCGCGCCGCAATAGATGGAGAAAGGGGGATGCTTGCCAGTGACTTAATGCCCCATATCAGACAGTTGGTAAACAAAATTTGA
- the tsaE gene encoding tRNA (adenosine(37)-N6)-threonylcarbamoyltransferase complex ATPase subunit type 1 TsaE, which yields MTSVKVYLDNEQDTVDLGKRLAAIISPPLMLNLSGELGAGKTTLSRGLIQALGHKGAVKSPTYALVEPYEFDGIDLYHFDLYRLSDPEELEFMGIRDYFTEKSVCIVEWPDRGHGLLPEADISLQINYVGERREVEISSGSYRGQQLLSKLK from the coding sequence ATGACATCAGTAAAAGTCTACCTCGATAATGAACAAGATACGGTGGATCTTGGTAAGCGACTAGCGGCAATTATTTCTCCACCTCTGATGCTGAATTTGTCTGGCGAATTGGGTGCGGGTAAGACAACCTTGAGTCGCGGTCTCATTCAAGCCTTAGGGCATAAAGGGGCTGTGAAGAGTCCAACCTACGCATTAGTCGAACCCTATGAGTTTGATGGTATTGATCTCTATCACTTTGACCTTTACCGATTGAGCGATCCTGAAGAGCTTGAATTTATGGGGATCAGAGATTACTTTACTGAAAAAAGTGTCTGTATTGTCGAATGGCCGGATAGAGGCCATGGTCTATTGCCTGAGGCCGATATCAGCCTGCAAATTAACTATGTCGGTGAACGTAGAGAAGTTGAAATTTCATCTGGTTCATATAGGGGACAGCAACTCTTGAGTAAACTCAAATAA
- a CDS encoding N-acetylmuramoyl-L-alanine amidase, protein MIRTDFILKFLLVTFSLCVSFVAQSATKLDGVRIWAAPESTRVVFDLSKAPSFTHFTLTGPYRLVVDLKGTSTALNLKKLANNSKIVKRVRISKPPSKGTLRLVIDLTKPVKSSLFALSPTAPYGNRLVVDLDDSRSVSAAKQTSKPKQKLRDVIVAIDAGHGGDDPGSIGPTGIYEKKVVLEIAKKVEAKINATPGMKAIMTRTGDYFVNLNKRSEIARNSKADLLVSIHADAFTSSQPRGASVWVLSMRRANSEIGRWLEQKEKHSELLGGAGEIIQSTDNEQYLAMTLLDMSMDRSMAISHNIADDVLSNLGKVTKLHKHKPESASFAVLKSPDIPSILVETGFISNHKEERLLSQREHQNNIAKAVHKGVLRYFESNPPVNSLLASKGSFKHNVRSGESLSVIAHKYQVSINSIKKANGLKSNTLRIGQKLVIPRA, encoded by the coding sequence ATGATAAGAACTGATTTTATTTTAAAGTTTCTATTGGTTACATTTTCTCTTTGTGTATCTTTTGTTGCCCAAAGTGCTACTAAGCTCGATGGCGTGAGAATATGGGCTGCTCCGGAATCGACTCGGGTCGTATTCGATCTGAGTAAGGCGCCCAGCTTTACCCATTTCACGTTAACAGGGCCCTACCGTTTGGTCGTCGACCTTAAGGGGACATCGACCGCGTTGAATCTCAAGAAGCTGGCAAACAATAGTAAAATTGTAAAAAGAGTTCGTATTAGCAAGCCTCCTTCGAAGGGAACGCTCAGGCTGGTTATCGACCTGACTAAGCCGGTAAAATCGAGCCTGTTTGCGCTATCACCAACGGCGCCATATGGTAACCGATTAGTCGTCGATCTTGACGATAGCCGTTCAGTATCGGCGGCTAAACAAACCAGCAAACCTAAGCAAAAACTTCGTGACGTTATTGTGGCAATCGATGCCGGCCATGGCGGGGATGATCCCGGTTCCATAGGTCCGACGGGGATATACGAGAAAAAAGTTGTTTTAGAGATTGCGAAAAAAGTCGAAGCAAAGATAAATGCAACACCAGGCATGAAGGCCATAATGACTCGAACAGGGGATTATTTTGTTAATCTCAATAAGCGCTCTGAAATTGCACGAAACAGCAAAGCCGATCTATTAGTTTCTATTCACGCAGATGCATTCACCTCCTCTCAACCCAGAGGCGCTTCAGTGTGGGTACTCTCTATGCGTCGTGCGAACAGTGAAATAGGTCGATGGCTCGAGCAAAAAGAGAAGCATTCGGAGCTATTAGGCGGAGCGGGTGAAATAATTCAAAGTACTGACAATGAACAGTATCTGGCTATGACTTTATTAGATATGTCTATGGATAGATCTATGGCTATTAGTCATAACATTGCCGATGATGTCCTTTCCAATTTAGGCAAGGTGACCAAATTGCATAAGCATAAACCTGAGTCCGCCAGCTTTGCAGTACTCAAATCACCCGATATTCCATCGATCTTGGTTGAAACCGGCTTTATTTCGAACCATAAAGAGGAGCGACTCCTGTCGCAAAGAGAGCATCAAAATAATATTGCTAAGGCGGTACATAAAGGGGTATTACGCTATTTTGAATCGAATCCCCCGGTAAACTCATTACTGGCAAGCAAAGGTTCCTTTAAGCACAATGTCCGTAGCGGTGAATCATTGTCAGTGATAGCACACAAGTATCAAGTTTCAATAAACAGTATTAAGAAGGCCAATGGCTTGAAATCAAATACGTTACGTATTGGTCAAAAGTTGGTTATACCAAGGGCTTAA
- the mutL gene encoding DNA mismatch repair endonuclease MutL encodes MTIQILPPQLANQIAAGEVVERPASVIKELVENSLDAGATRVDIEIEKGGSKLIKIHDNGSGISKEDLGLALSRHATSKLSSLDDLDAILSFGFRGEALASISSVSRLTLTSRTADQVEAWQAYAEGSDMAVKVIPAAHPVGSTVEAVDLFFNTPARRRFLKSDKTEFTHIDEWLKRIALVRSDIHFTLKHNGKVVRNYRATNTQDQYLQRLAQISGKKFAEQAIEINCQHDDLKLTGYVQSPFFETPASDTQYFYVNGRLVRDRLVNHAVRQAFAEHETGEQASYVLMLELDPHQVDVNVHPAKHEVRFHQSRYVHDYIFQALQSALHQVGRLAIDSDNKLDTDSHSQSHERGHSAYGVAEPSHSRHDYSHQTAPSTKASTETNRERFSSPISAVPSHTSDVQSRGGATSSYRQQAELPSAAAIASYAELLKTPDVDQGNRGNKELQANVSMPPILAGQYWVLTQEEQLLLLPVRIISTWLLQHEISNKLDSGLVSQPLLMPVSISMDETWSDTLAERELLLRKIGIEVTIRLGQLIIKKVPPYLRQSQLVAVIPDLLQWLRFEEPSNEALASWLAKHDDKRFESAPDTWLAFSQLDDNVQDELIKKAKVLPWQSWLEEYPSD; translated from the coding sequence ATGACAATACAGATATTACCGCCGCAACTGGCAAACCAAATAGCGGCGGGGGAAGTTGTCGAAAGACCCGCCTCTGTGATTAAAGAGCTGGTTGAAAATAGTCTGGATGCAGGTGCAACTCGCGTCGATATAGAGATCGAGAAAGGCGGCAGTAAGCTGATTAAAATTCATGACAATGGTTCTGGGATCTCAAAAGAAGATCTAGGCCTTGCCCTGTCTAGACATGCCACCTCAAAACTCAGCTCTCTCGATGATCTTGACGCTATCCTCAGTTTCGGATTTCGTGGTGAGGCGTTAGCGAGTATCAGCTCCGTTTCCCGGTTAACCTTAACTTCCCGAACGGCCGACCAGGTTGAAGCTTGGCAAGCTTATGCCGAAGGCTCTGATATGGCGGTGAAAGTGATACCTGCCGCCCATCCGGTTGGATCGACCGTTGAAGCCGTCGATCTGTTTTTCAATACGCCCGCGAGAAGACGATTTCTTAAGAGTGATAAAACCGAATTCACGCATATCGATGAGTGGCTAAAACGTATTGCCTTGGTGCGTAGCGATATTCACTTTACCTTGAAGCACAATGGCAAGGTGGTACGAAACTACCGGGCAACGAACACCCAAGATCAATATCTGCAACGTTTAGCCCAGATCAGTGGGAAGAAGTTTGCTGAACAAGCGATTGAGATCAACTGTCAACACGATGATCTTAAGTTAACAGGCTATGTTCAGTCTCCTTTTTTTGAAACGCCGGCGAGCGATACTCAATATTTTTATGTCAATGGCAGGTTGGTACGGGACAGGCTGGTTAATCACGCCGTCAGGCAAGCATTTGCCGAGCATGAAACCGGAGAGCAAGCAAGCTATGTATTAATGCTTGAGCTCGATCCACATCAGGTGGATGTTAACGTTCACCCGGCTAAACATGAAGTCAGGTTTCATCAGAGTCGTTACGTACATGACTATATTTTTCAGGCCCTACAGTCGGCTCTTCATCAAGTCGGTAGGTTAGCAATCGACTCTGATAATAAGCTCGATACCGATTCTCATTCTCAGAGTCATGAGAGAGGGCATAGCGCTTATGGCGTTGCTGAGCCTAGCCACTCACGACATGATTATTCACATCAGACTGCACCAAGCACCAAAGCAAGCACAGAAACAAACCGTGAGCGCTTTTCTTCACCTATTTCGGCTGTGCCTTCTCACACCAGTGATGTGCAGAGCAGAGGAGGTGCGACTTCATCTTATCGACAGCAAGCTGAATTGCCCAGTGCCGCTGCGATAGCATCCTATGCAGAGTTATTAAAGACACCGGATGTAGATCAAGGGAATAGAGGGAATAAGGAGCTTCAAGCAAATGTGTCAATGCCGCCAATCTTGGCGGGTCAGTATTGGGTCCTGACTCAGGAAGAGCAACTGCTGCTCCTGCCTGTTAGAATCATTTCGACCTGGCTTTTGCAACACGAGATCTCAAATAAACTCGATAGTGGTCTGGTTAGCCAGCCATTATTGATGCCGGTTTCTATCTCTATGGACGAGACTTGGAGCGATACGCTGGCCGAGAGGGAATTATTGCTCAGAAAAATAGGAATTGAAGTAACAATTCGACTGGGGCAGTTGATTATAAAGAAAGTGCCCCCATATTTAAGACAGAGCCAATTAGTAGCTGTCATACCTGATTTACTACAGTGGCTCAGGTTCGAAGAACCGAGTAATGAAGCATTGGCCTCCTGGCTTGCAAAGCATGACGATAAGCGATTTGAGTCTGCACCAGATACCTGGTTAGCGTTTAGTCAGTTAGATGACAATGTTCAAGATGAACTAATTAAGAAGGCCAAGGTTTTACCTTGGCAATCATGGCTGGAAGAATACCCGAGTGACTGA
- the miaA gene encoding tRNA (adenosine(37)-N6)-dimethylallyltransferase MiaA, whose product MPKIITLMGPTASGKTALAIDLVQKHNCEIISVDSALIYRSMDIGTAKPSADELALAPHRLIDIRDPAESYSAADFRADALHEIEQILKAGKTPLLVGGTMMYFKALLEGLSPLPAADEALRAQIILEAEQRGWQDMHDELKRLDPVSSERIHPNDPQRLIRALEVCRISGKSMTELSQIKSEPLPYDVVQFAISPKDRKVLHISIEERFKLMLNQGFVDEVRALKKRSDLNLALPSMRCVGYRQCWQYLDGEFDYDTMVEKAIVATRQLAKRQLTWLRGWPELNWLESGVDSNLNTVLRHCR is encoded by the coding sequence ATGCCAAAAATCATAACGTTAATGGGGCCTACCGCCTCAGGCAAAACGGCATTAGCAATTGACTTGGTTCAAAAGCACAACTGTGAAATTATCTCAGTCGATTCAGCACTTATCTATCGCTCAATGGATATAGGTACTGCCAAACCCAGTGCCGATGAACTTGCCCTTGCGCCTCATAGATTGATTGATATACGGGATCCGGCAGAGAGTTACTCCGCAGCCGATTTCAGGGCCGATGCGCTGCATGAAATTGAACAGATACTAAAGGCTGGGAAAACACCACTGTTAGTGGGTGGAACCATGATGTATTTTAAGGCTTTATTGGAAGGGCTTTCACCACTTCCCGCTGCCGATGAGGCTCTCCGCGCGCAAATTATCTTAGAGGCGGAGCAGCGTGGATGGCAAGATATGCATGATGAGCTTAAGCGGCTTGATCCTGTCTCATCTGAACGCATTCATCCCAATGACCCTCAAAGGTTAATCAGGGCGCTGGAAGTATGCAGGATCAGTGGCAAGTCAATGACCGAATTGAGTCAAATTAAGTCAGAGCCTCTACCTTATGATGTCGTTCAGTTTGCGATATCACCAAAAGATCGAAAAGTGTTACATATTTCTATAGAAGAAAGATTCAAATTGATGTTAAATCAAGGTTTCGTAGATGAAGTTCGCGCCCTGAAAAAGCGAAGTGACCTGAACCTAGCGCTTCCTTCGATGAGATGCGTAGGCTATAGACAGTGCTGGCAATATCTGGATGGTGAATTTGACTATGATACTATGGTCGAAAAAGCCATAGTTGCTACTAGGCAATTAGCCAAGCGTCAATTAACATGGTTAAGAGGCTGGCCTGAGTTAAATTGGCTGGAAAGCGGTGTAGATTCTAATCTAAATACCGTATTGCGACATTGTCGCTAG
- the hfq gene encoding RNA chaperone Hfq, with product MAKGQSLQDPFLNALRRERVPVSIYLVNGIKLQGQVESFDQFVILLKNTVSQMVYKHAISTVVPARPFNVNSHTAAPSPAGGFNGQQDDNNDQ from the coding sequence ATGGCAAAGGGGCAATCTTTACAAGACCCGTTTTTGAACGCACTGCGCCGTGAGCGCGTTCCTGTTTCAATTTATCTTGTTAATGGCATTAAGTTACAAGGACAAGTTGAGTCATTTGACCAATTTGTTATTTTGTTGAAAAACACGGTAAGCCAAATGGTTTACAAGCACGCTATCTCTACAGTTGTGCCTGCTCGCCCATTTAACGTTAACAGTCACACTGCGGCACCTAGCCCTGCTGGTGGTTTTAATGGTCAGCAAGACGATAACAACGACCAATAA